The genome window GGTTTTAACGACGCTCACCAAACCTCTATTGGATTCCTGCGAAATCAGATTCCAACTACAGTTCTCATGCACACATCCTGCAAGCGTTGGTTTCAAaagatcaaagaacaagttgACGCCTTGGATTTGCAATTTACTGCTAATATGGAGGAGATAAGAACCAATAAATATGTGATTACATTCGGTGTTATTTCGGTGTAATTAATAGGGAGTCAGATAATCCACAAGAACCTGATGATGATTTCATTTTACGATCAGTAAACGGAACGATTAATTGTCTTGTGTGTTTTGCAATCCCAAAgacacacgagagagagagagagagagagagagattcggaTTCAGGTACTTTGGTAATTTTCTTCGTATTCGGATTCAGGTACTTTGGTAATTTTCTTCGTATCGAGTGGCATTGGTCAAGCAAAAGATGCGATCCAACGAGTGCCTTCGCGGCTGCTGTGTCTCGTCTGACCCACCAAAAAGGATCGCTTTGTCTTCTTGTTGTCCTAAATAAGGGGCCCGTATGGAATCTGGCGGGACCCGGTAATGAAGGCCTGGTGTTAAATTACATTTTTCCTGTATGGTATGTCGGCCGAGTCAGGGGTGCTGCACTCCGCTTTGCCGCTCTTGTTTCTGACCACTGACATCGTCGCACGTAATAAATCACATTAAAGAATAATACCACGGCTCTTTTATTCCCCGCGCCCTCTCGGATTGCGAGCTCTCCCCTTTCTCCCTTTCCACGCCTGCCTCCCATGTAACGATATTTCCGCCCTCAGTAACCCTGATTTCGACGAAGGAAGCGCAGCAAAGGTTCGATTTTTCCTCGAAACCCGCGACTCGACTCTGTAATTCGAACGTTTTTGCCTGCAATCTTCGTTCGGTTCGGGCCGAATTCCTCGTCGTCTTCGGTTCTTTGACCTTCGGAAGGATTTGGGATCTTTGTCGAAGATTCCGGCGGTACGTTGTCACGTTCTCCGAGATTGGTAAATGATCTTTGTTGTCGTAGATTATTTAGTTTTGGTTCGAATACGGAGGAGGAGAGCTCTAAATTGGGGTCTGACGACCCGGAAGAGTATAAGGGAAGTGAAACCCCAGAAAAGATGGCTTCTTTGGGTGAAATAAAGGTGGAGCTCAATGGAGAAATGGGCCACGAAGAGCCTCCTCGGTTCGTTTCCCCAATTGAGATAGGTGGTGGAGATCCAGCTCGGGAGGAGAAAGGGTGTGTTTCTCCAGCGGAAGATATTTCCTCTCCTGGGGCCGTGAAGGCAAACGAAGATCCACTCGCGCGATCACATTCGAATCCGGTGGGATCTCGTTCGGGTGAAGCGACCCAGGTGGTGCCGTCGAAGCCGGCCCCTTTGAGGGGTTATGGattgaagaggaggaggagaattagGAGGGATACGAAcaaagatgtaataagcaatgttGATTCTGCTCAGATTCTGGGACGCAGGCTTTCACACGCGGAGCCGTCAAAGGCTCGTGATGATAACAAGCACATGAGCGATGGAGAGGGTGAAGGTAAAGGTTCAGCTGCTTCATTGGCGTCGATGAACATAGGAGGCACTCCTTTTCTTGTCGCCCCCACCTCATTAGATCCAGAGCTCGATTTCTTAGTCACGGCTTCTGGTTTCAGTATAGGCATAGACTCTGAGAATAGTGATGACCATAGTAGTAAGTCATCTACAGCTGCAAGTGCTCCAAGGCTGCCGTACGAAGCTATTGGTTTTGGGAGGGACAGAAGCAACACAAGGATTGGTGGTGGAAAAGGATCAGGGCATGCTGTCCAACAAAGAGGCCAACGGGCAAAAGGAGGCAGAATCAATACTGGTAAGAAATTTAGAGAAAATCGAGTtaagaatgagatggagaactcctactcaagcatTGAATCTGACTTGATGAGTTCAAATATGGCTTTTGTGCGTGTGGACAGCATGGGTAGTTATGGGAAGCAGAGTGAGAAATCTATCAACTTTGATGGTGAACAGAGTGATGATGCTAGGCTAAGTGGGGAAGTTAGATCAGGTTTCTACATTGAGAATGGGAAAGTTGGAGATTCATCAAGAGAAGATTTATATGCGCATCTGTCAGGGGAGGAGAATAATACTAAAAGTGAGAACAGCCAACCAGGGACAGATCTTGATTCCTTTCTTGAATCAATTGTTTCTCTCCAATCGATAAAAGAAGCACTTGAAAATGGTATGCTACTCTGTCCTTATAACAATGATCAGTATGGCTTTTTTCCCTTCTCCCTTTCCCAGCGACCTTTGTCGTAAAAATTTTAGAATAGTTTATTAAGTTTCTGTATCCTTTGGTCAAGAACTTTGATATTTCATGTTCTTTGTGATCAAACATGATTCATTTAGCCTATTTAAAAGATATAGAGCTTATTCTGtcgagtattttttttaatttgtttgtCATTGTGCCCTGGCAAATGTAACCATAAATTGATCATCAGCAACTGTTTAGGAAAATGTTGCTGAATTTGAGCCAATTTTAGATTAAAATGTTCTACAAGAAACAAGATAGATGTGCTAATATCTAGACTGTCATGAGACTTTGGTGCAGATCCTTCAAGAGACCTGCAAATAGGACGATCCTAGTTTAACCTTTGATGCGCAGAGTGATACAACTTAGCTTTCTTATATACTCAATAGAGTCATACAGGTTCTTTCTAATGGACTCATGTTTTATCAAAGATATATTAGCTTCACTTCATAGCCTTTAGTGTTGCTTTAGATCCACATCTTGTAATTTCTGATGACTATTGTTGGCCTTTATAGAAATTCCAGACTTATGCTATTGTTTTTTTGGCTGAAATCTCTCTTGATTATGAGTGAGTATCATGTTGTGAGCATCCAGGTTCTTTTGGGTCATAAGCAAGGGATTTAATTTGAGCTTTTTAAATACTTATTGATTAcatgaatttttttaatctttttttgttcttttgcatCTTATCCTGTGGCTTGTAAATAGACGATCCAACAAATTTCAAATGAAATAAGATCAAAATGATCCACGGTTAGGATCTTAGCCATGTGTGTAGATTGTGATTCCAGTTGCCCCCATAGGTATCTCTTTTGCATGTGTTTGAGTAACAAATAGTGCAGATTTTCCCAGTTTGCATGGTGAAGTTGCATGGCAGGATTACTTGTATAAATGTTCTTTCCTTGCTTTTTTTCATAATAACTTGTAATTCATATTGAAGCAGTGAAACATTTACACAGTTATTGACTATCACCTAGGAATTTGGACAATACTGATGATGTATCAACTCATTTTTCTGGGATTTCATGTTGCTGAAATGTATATGTGGTCTGTTCTGATTTTGTCTTAGGACTCGAGTTCTGTAATTGTTTACATTTCTCGTTACAATTTGATATTCATGATTCAGAAGAAATATCCATTATGTCCCACATGATGGTGCCTAATGTGTTCTTTTTGTCTTTTTCCGaattttgatgtcgatgataaagtTATCTATTTTTATGGCATATCTACAGAAATCCAAAATATTGGGGGAATTGCAAAAGACACAATATCTGATGATTCTGACAACCAATATGAAGAAACAGAAGGGACTAGCTCCCCAAGTGTCGAAGCCAAATCTGCTGAACTGAACCAGAAGATAGGGCATCTGGAAGGCAAATTAGTTGAAGCAGTAACCAATGTCAATGCCAAGGAATCAAAAATACTTGAGCTTGAAGCGATCCTCAAGAAGAAGGAAAGAGAATGTACCAATCTTTCATTCCTTCAAGAGAAGTGCAAGGTGATGGAGGTTGAGCTTTCAAACCTGCTCGAGAAGATTATAGAGGCAGAAATCGGGTACTTGGTCATGACAAGAACTACTCAAAGTTGGAGTGTTCTAGCAGAAGATCACATTTCTCTTCTTGAGGAGCAGAGATCTCCATCTGGGGATCCGTCAAAGATGATGCTTATGGTGAACAGTGCTGAAAACAAACCTATGATGTTAAGAAGAGGAGCGGAGGAACTAGATAAGGATATATCAGTGACCCAAGAGGTCTTGAGACTGCATGGTAGAGTATTGAAGTACTCTCTTTGTCTTTCTATCGAGACGGTGATACTGTGTATTGTCTTCGTCTTGTTCATCATGCAATTATTGCCGTCATATAACGGTGTCACTCCCACGTAATTTTAGAGGAAAAACCCTGTGTACCTTCCATGTGTTTTAGGATATTTCTGTGTATTTAGTTCTAAGGAAAGATGAATTTAATCATTTCCTGCCTAAAACTTTTTTGAACCCTTGAGTTAGGGATCTTCGTCTAAAGGAGTAGCATTTCTATATAATGTTTATAATGTCTGTCAATTGCATATTTTCATTGTATTTTTATTAAGCTTTTGGTGAGAAAGGCTCACTGTGTTTATAATGTTTATAATGTCTTTTGCTGCTTCaaggtgattattattatttggtcatGTTCATGACCCAAGTTTGGACAATAAAGCatttcttcttctttaaatcAAAAGACTCATTGCATATTGGTGAGTTCATTTCTAAATTGCTTGtgttttttagtatttttattttggtGCAACATTATTTAATTGGCTTATTTCTGAATCTGAGTGATAATCAATTTTCACTTTGAAATTCTCCATATATGTGTTCTGCTTGATATGGATATGAGAGGAAAGAGAAAACATAACGTGAAGATTTATtcgtataattatatatatatatatatatatatatatatatatatatatatatatatataatgtaaaggaatgaaaagaagaagaagaaaaacatgGTATAAGCAATTTTTTGCATTCGATAAAGAGAAGCAGTAGCACCCCACACCGATAAACACACCGTCATCACATccccatatacatatatatgtatatgtatatatgatccCGACAACAAGAAGacgtaggtatatatatatatatgggaagaAGGTTCAACCAAAGAAATTGGGATCGTATCCATTGCTGGAGGTGGCAAGGATGTAGTAGGCGACGATGTGGCCGATGGATCCCCAAGCAAGCACGTCCACGATGTTGAACCCCACCGGATCGTTGGACTTGAGCAGCGCGGAGAACTCCTTCGCCCGGCTGTCGCCCGCCTCGAAGTGCGTCACGCCGTTCTGCTCCGGCAGGCCCTGCTTCGCCACGTTCTCGCGCTGGAAGTTGAAGAAGACGAACCTGCCCAGGAAGAGGGAGAGGCCGGTGCTGAGGCTGATGACCAGCGACGGGTTCAGCTCCGACCGGATCGAACCGGGTTTGCGGGCGCAGCGGGAAGGCTTGACGGCGACGGCCCGCGTCTGGGGCAGCTTGCAGGAGTCGGTCGGCTTGAGGGGTCGGAGGCCATGGAAGGAGGGGGTGAAGACAGTGGAAGCCATGGGGGAGTTTGGCAGGGAGTActgtttgttctctctctctctctctctctctctctctcttttctttagaTAGACGATTGTGGTGGATGGCGTTGGCAGATATGACGATTGTGGTGGCAGTCGGGTGGGCTTGTGGCGGTGGCGGTGAGAGGTGTTGTGCGGCGGAGGATGGATGACAGGATTCGGCGGAGATGGCGTGGGTGGAAGTGATTGGCTGATGCCGGATAACATTTGTAGATTACACTATGTGGTGAATTTTCATCGGATTTCTTTATccttctctttatatatatatatatatatatatatatactttggcGTTTCGGAGGGCAGTCGAGACGTCCAGTGTGGGACCCATCCAAGTTGGAATATTGACTCCGTGTTGCGGTCAGACTTCAAGTTGAGAATGTTGAACGGCTTGCAAGCTAATCGATGGTATCGGATTGCGGCATGTCGACGAAGAGCAGTTCAACGACAATTCTTGCTGCATTTGCTGTTTAGATTCAACTGATCTGCCACAAGACTATTACGATGCGATCAACCTGCTAAGTGCACGTTAACAACTACGCAATTAACAAGTACACAGAATCCAATCTAATCACTTTTATATTGAATCAAAGATATCCAATATCAAAGTCCAAAAACCCGAGATTAAATTAAGAACGACAAAACACAAAAAGGAGCGCTATTACTCCGATTCAACGTTGCTTTGAACCTCGAGAAAAAGTAGCTGTTGCCTTCACTGCTACATGTAGTAATTTAGCTTTCAATGATCCACATATCTTAGACATGAGCAGAAGCTTTTTATGTGCTCCTGTGAGAGAGCAGAGCTTGACATTTTGTGCAATGCTTTTACACCAGATAAGTCTAGTTGTGCCGCCAAGTACACAATTCAAATGAATAGTGAATACTGTAGTAACTTTAGGTCTAATAGATAGTAGTCAGAGAAAACCTTTAGACGTCTATCCCTCATCAGTATACCATAATCCAAACTCGTTCTTCAAGCAATGCGCCAGTTGGTAAGACTTGTCATCGTATAGTTTGACGATGCTGATGATGGAATGGTTGGATGAAGACAATGGAACTCCACCGGGCAGTAACTGAGCCAGGATCAAGCATCAAACTGCAGCGTTACATATAAATTCCGTTACTGCATCCAACAAACAGAACTGGTGGACAAGCTCAagataaagaagaaaaaagaagaaaagaaaacagtAAACGGGAAATGACACATGTATTATCTATGAATTTTGCTCTTTGCTTGttctttttgcttcttttacTGGACCCTCTAGTGTCTGGATTGGCATGCCAAACAATCAGCTCATAAGAGTTCTGTGCAGTTCGATCATCATTCCTtccccttctttttctctttcttctcgagaaaaacaaaaaagatgtATGGAAGGAATTATGTCCTTTTGGTTTCGATCAGAACATCAGAAGTGTAAAGTTACTGTGTCACAAGGTATCAACAAAATTTTCTTCTCT of Musa acuminata AAA Group cultivar baxijiao chromosome BXJ2-3, Cavendish_Baxijiao_AAA, whole genome shotgun sequence contains these proteins:
- the LOC103976968 gene encoding WPP domain-interacting protein 1, which produces MASLGEIKVELNGEMGHEEPPRFVSPIEIGGGDPAREEKGCVSPAEDISSPGAVKANEDPLARSHSNPVGSRSGEATQVVPSKPAPLRGYGLKRRRRIRRDTNKDVISNVDSAQILGRRLSHAEPSKARDDNKHMSDGEGEGKGSAASLASMNIGGTPFLVAPTSLDPELDFLVTASGFSIGIDSENSDDHSSKSSTAASAPRLPYEAIGFGRDRSNTRIGGGKGSGHAVQQRGQRAKGGRINTGKKFRENRVKNEMENSYSSIESDLMSSNMAFVRVDSMGSYGKQSEKSINFDGEQSDDARLSGEVRSGFYIENGKVGDSSREDLYAHLSGEENNTKSENSQPGTDLDSFLESIVSLQSIKEALENEIQNIGGIAKDTISDDSDNQYEETEGTSSPSVEAKSAELNQKIGHLEGKLVEAVTNVNAKESKILELEAILKKKERECTNLSFLQEKCKVMEVELSNLLEKIIEAEIGYLVMTRTTQSWSVLAEDHISLLEEQRSPSGDPSKMMLMVNSAENKPMMLRRGAEELDKDISVTQEVLRLHGRVLKYSLCLSIETVILCIVFVLFIMQLLPSYNGVTPT
- the LOC135606899 gene encoding photosystem I reaction center subunit V, chloroplastic-like produces the protein MASTVFTPSFHGLRPLKPTDSCKLPQTRAVAVKPSRCARKPGSIRSELNPSLVISLSTGLSLFLGRFVFFNFQRENVAKQGLPEQNGVTHFEAGDSRAKEFSALLKSNDPVGFNIVDVLAWGSIGHIVAYYILATSSNGYDPNFFG